The following proteins come from a genomic window of Pelmatolapia mariae isolate MD_Pm_ZW linkage group LG17, Pm_UMD_F_2, whole genome shotgun sequence:
- the lg17h1orf53 gene encoding uncharacterized protein C1orf53 homolog, translating into MVVRRSMLCKNYPSKAFVSRLVLLCFHLNKRLVTMSMPKLSGESSEPPANSGASQIDEGTTAADVSDAGGENDPSSAGKFTEGEMAIHRIHRQACAAKKQMYVDPSSGYKVFTEYAHLQRGKCCGSACRHCPYGQVNVKDPATKKRFNSLFYV; encoded by the exons ATGGTTGTTCGCAGAAGCATGCTTTGCAAAAACTACCCGAGTAAAGCGTTTGTCAGCAGACTCGTTCTTCTCTGTTTCCACTTGAATAAACGACTCGTAACGATGTCGATGCCAAAGCTGTCGGGAGAAAGCTCAGAGCCACCGGCGAACAGCGGCGCGTCACAGATCGACGAAGGCACGACAGCAGCAGACGTCAGCGACGCGGGGGGCGAAAACGACCCCTCCTCCGCGGGAAAGTTCACAGAGGGCGAAATGGCCATCCACAGAATCCATAGACAAGCGTGTGCG gcaaagaagcagatgtACGTTGACCCTTCCAGCGGGTATAAGGTGTTCACAGAGTATGCCCACCTTCAGAGAGGGAAGTGCTGCGGCAGCGCGTGCAGACAC TGTCCATATGGCCAAGTCAACGTGAAGGACCCCGCCACGAAGAAGCGGTTCAATTCCCTGTTTTACGTATAG